TTTCCCTCTCCTAGTTAAAATTATGCACACTTTCTATTCCTTTCATTTATACATGAAAACGAATTAATCTTAAAACAAGTTGATTTTATTTATTTCGTAAAGAGAGTTTTTAGCTTTTTTGTTGCATCCCGCGGGTATTATCGTTCGTTTTCACATGAAAGCAAAATGGAGATTTTGTATACTTGCTGAAAACCTAATCCTTTTTTGGCACATGCAAGATAAATCTAATCCCAATACTTTTGTTGCAGCTATTGATCTTTCCTTGGCAAAGCAACTTCAAAGCGATCTCATTGAACAAGGCTTCACCTTGTCAACACCTCCTTACACACTGTTTTCAGCAAAAAAGAAGGGCATTTCATGCACGCTTTATCAATCGGGAAAATTGACTGTCCAAGGAAAAGATAAAGACACGTTTATTGAATTCTATCTAGAACCACACATTTTAAAATCGTGTGCTTATACCTACCCGGAACAAATCCATACCACACAAGAAAACCTCCTTGGACGTATCGGCATTGATGAATCGGGAAAAGGTGATTTTTTCGGGCCTTTATGTATTGCTGGTGTTTTTGCAGAAGGGCAGGATATTTTGCGTCTAAAAGCCCTTGGTGTACGGGATTCTAAAACAATCACCGACAAAGACATTTTAAAAATAAGTGCCAAGATTCGAGAATCCTTCACTTATCACATCGTGCGCATTAACCCTTTAAAATATAATGAACTTTATGGAAAATTTCTTAACCTCAATCGCTTACTTGCATGGGGACACGCGACAACTATCGAAAATCTTGTAGAAAAAACACAGTGTCAAGATGTCGTCATTGACCAATTTGCGGCCGAGCATATTGTCATTACCGCATTAAGCAGAAAGAAGCTCAAGGTCAATCTCACTCAAAGACACCGAGCTGAAGAGGATGTTGTTGTGGCAGCCGCCTCCATTCTCGCACGTGCAGCCTTTTTAGAAGGGCTTGAGAAACTCAGCAGAGAATTTGAACTTCCTCTGCCAAAAGGGGCTTCTGCTAAAACGATTGAAATTGGAAGACAATTTGCAAGACAATATGGAAAAGAAGCCTTAGAAAAAGTTTGTAAACTTCATTTTAAAACTCTTGACTCTATTTTGACTTAACCTCAAAATCAAAATTAAGAAAAACCCCTTTAAATAGAGACACCTCTATGAATTCAAGCACACTTTGGCTCATGACATTGTTAGTTTTGGTCGGAATGGGAATCTTGTTTTTGATGAATTTCTCTCCAAATCTCAATACGGCAAGTATCCAAAAAAATCACATTGATCTAAACGATATCAAAGCTGTGACTATCGAGCGTGAGGGAAAACCACACACCTTAAGTCTTGAACAACAAGTTGAACTCGTGAAATACTTAAATCTTTCACAGCCTGTTGAAAAGAAAACATACGAAAATCAAAACGACCAAGTTGATTTTGAAAAAATTATCATTTATCGTTTTAAGCACCCAGAACTGACCATCACTCCTGTAGGCTATATTGGACAGAATCTTCTCTTCTCTGCTCCTGATTTAAATCCTTCAGGCTACATGCGCGATTTCAGCGACGGAAAGCTCAAAAATCTTATTGCACAATCCATAGAAAAATAGTTATTTTTTGTTCCCATGCTGAAACATCTTACTATTCGCAACCTTATTCTTATTGAAAATGTTGAAATCCCCTTTGAAGACCACCTCAACGTTCTTTCAGGAGAAACGGGTGCCGGCAAATCTGCCATCATGCACGCCCTCGCCCTTATTGCAGGTTCTCGAGCCGACTCTTCCTTGATTAGGAATGGTGCCGACAAAGGGAGTGTCGAAGCCATATTCGATATTGAACATTTACCCATTGTCCAAAATCTTTTGGAAGAGGCC
Above is a window of Parachlamydia acanthamoebae DNA encoding:
- the rnhC gene encoding ribonuclease HIII, translating into MQDKSNPNTFVAAIDLSLAKQLQSDLIEQGFTLSTPPYTLFSAKKKGISCTLYQSGKLTVQGKDKDTFIEFYLEPHILKSCAYTYPEQIHTTQENLLGRIGIDESGKGDFFGPLCIAGVFAEGQDILRLKALGVRDSKTITDKDILKISAKIRESFTYHIVRINPLKYNELYGKFLNLNRLLAWGHATTIENLVEKTQCQDVVIDQFAAEHIVITALSRKKLKVNLTQRHRAEEDVVVAAASILARAAFLEGLEKLSREFELPLPKGASAKTIEIGRQFARQYGKEALEKVCKLHFKTLDSILT